Proteins from one Gemmatimonadota bacterium genomic window:
- the rpsL gene encoding 30S ribosomal protein S12 yields the protein MPTINQLVRKGRKAKRKRSSAPALRACPQKRGVCTRVYTTTPKKPNSALRKVARVRLTNGLEVTAYIPGEGHNLMEHSVVLIRGGRVKDLPSVRYHILRGVLDTTGVEDRKQGRSKYGTKKAG from the coding sequence TTGCCCACAATTAATCAACTGGTTCGGAAGGGGCGAAAAGCCAAGCGCAAGCGTTCTTCTGCACCTGCTCTGAGAGCCTGTCCTCAAAAACGCGGTGTTTGTACACGTGTTTATACTACAACACCCAAAAAGCCCAATTCAGCTCTGCGCAAAGTCGCGCGTGTCAGGTTGACCAACGGCCTTGAAGTAACAGCTTATATTCCGGGTGAAGGGCACAATCTCATGGAGCACTCTGTGGTACTCATCCGGGGCGGTCGCGTCAAGGATCTGCCTTCGGTTCGGTATCACATTCTTCGGGGCGTACTCGACACGACTGGCGTGGAAGACCGCAAGCAGGGTCGTTCCAAATACGGCACTAAGAAAGCGGGTTAA
- the rpsG gene encoding 30S ribosomal protein S7 produces the protein MRKRRAEKRHLAPDPKYSSLLVTRFVNCLFRKGKKSVGERIFYEALDLVEERSGNSGLEIFEKALDNVKPVVKVRSRRVGGATYQVPEEVRPDERLALSIRWLILFARERGEKTMAQRLAGEFMDASNGQGRAMQRREETHRMAEANRAFAHYRW, from the coding sequence ATGCGAAAGCGGCGAGCGGAAAAACGACACTTGGCCCCAGATCCCAAATACAGCAGCCTGTTGGTGACGCGTTTTGTCAACTGCTTGTTTCGCAAAGGCAAGAAGAGTGTGGGGGAACGAATTTTTTACGAGGCACTTGATCTGGTTGAAGAGCGCAGTGGGAATTCCGGCTTAGAAATTTTTGAAAAAGCACTTGACAATGTCAAACCGGTTGTCAAGGTGAGATCGCGCCGCGTCGGTGGTGCGACTTACCAGGTGCCCGAAGAAGTCCGTCCCGATGAACGTCTTGCGCTGTCTATTCGCTGGTTGATTTTATTTGCCAGAGAACGAGGCGAAAAGACGATGGCTCAGCGTTTGGCCGGTGAATTTATGGATGCATCAAATGGGCAAGGGCGTGCAATGCAGCGACGAGAAGAAACGCATCGCATGGCAGAAGCTAACCGCGCATTTGCGCATTATCGCTGGTAA